The proteins below are encoded in one region of Nilaparvata lugens isolate BPH chromosome X, ASM1435652v1, whole genome shotgun sequence:
- the LOC120355083 gene encoding uncharacterized protein LOC120355083 isoform X2, whose translation MPRPFQTPQPPIYQEQSTPNQGEEQYQTGRQGLAVEEEKSGYPYQQQPTPEFNIPTRTDQPPQSSPYPKVYHTQGYPTIDTPTSTLAAQTPKTVAGLPSVDDGFLQSDRSTTSAPPYDAGQSVTTTGNEIDSDASQSHPPHIHDIRVECSKDSMTIQIEFNRRFDGVIYSKGYYNTPACRHVSPDSGQTKYNFTVMLNSCGTQFVDEFSQGKQAYLENVLVLQNEIGIQEVWDSVRSVRCLWEGNLNKALSVALSVGMLNQEVVTFSGDTATARLDIQMGRGPFAPSANGLVKIGEPMTLVVTVEGDPAFNVLVRECTAKDNDPESGNLVKLTDDDGCILKPKLMGAFQTARNPDTNLVIAYAFFNAFKFPDIMDLTIECNIELCKTECKPCSIADQGTEPGRRRRRDADQNSVTYDLSNNLKLMLSGYPVIFSHHPSNETKLGQNIVASVNKLTPKSEIHYRLLNSNDELLSKDFINFDPIVVNRQFMVYAPGDILTSEHVRQVTSMRVQSDTNEKITICLTPLSYFSVAVALITTLALSCGSCIMLWQRKRAKTVF comes from the exons GTGAAGAGCAGTATCAGACTGGCAGACAGGGATTGGCGGTAGAGGAGGAGAAATCAGGATATCCTTATCAACAACAGCCAACTCCAGAATTCAATATTCCAACCAGAACAGACCAACCCCCTCAGTCTTCACCTTATCCTAAAGTATACCATACACAAG GTTATCCAACTATTGACACACCGACTTCAACATTGGCTGCACAGACACCTAAAACAGTAGCTGGGTTACCATCAGTTGATGATGGCTTCCTCCAATCAGACAGGTCGACAACTTCAGCACCACCATATGATGCAGGCCAATCGGTGACAACTACTGGCAATGAAATCGACTCTGACGCATCACAATCACATCCTCCACACATCCACGACATTCGTGTTGAATGCAGCAAAGACAGTATGAcaatacaaattgaattcaatcgTAGGTTTGACGGTGTTATATATTCGAAAGGTTATTACAACACACCAGCTTGCAGGCATGTCAGTCCAGATTCCGGACagacaaaatacaatttcacaGTCATGTTGAATTCTTGTGGAACACAGTTTGTGGATGAGTTTAGTCAGGGAAAACAAGCTTATTTGGAGAATGTGTTGGTGCTTCAGAATGAAATTGGTATACAGGAAGTATGGGACTCAGTTCGAAGTGTAAGATGCTTATGGGAAGGAAACCTGAACAAAGCTTTGAGTGTTGCTCTGAGTGTGGGAATGCTGAACCAAGAAGTGGTCACTTTCAGTGGTGATACTGCAACTGCAAGGTTGGATATTCAAATGGGCCGAGGTCCATTTGCTCCTTCAGCCAATGGCCTTGTTAAAATAGGAGAGCCCATGACATTGGTTGTCACTGTTGAAGGGGATCCCGCATTCAACGTTCTTGTTCGGGAATGTACTGCTAAAGATAATGATCCTGAATCTGGTAATTTGGTTAAATTGACCGATGATGATGGCTGTATTCTGAAACCAAAATTGATGGGTGCATTTCAAACGGCTAGGAATCCAGATACAAACTTAGTCATTGCATATGCTTTCTTCAATGCATTCAAATTTCCTGACATAATGGATCTCACAATTGAGTGTAATATAGAACTTTGCAAGACTGAATGCAAGCCTTGCTCAATTGCTGACCAGGGAACAGAaccaggaagaaggagaaggagagatgCAGATCAAAATTCTGTAACATATGATCTtagtaataatttaaaattaatgttAAGTGGATATCCAGTAATATTCAGTCATCATCCTTCAAACGAAACAAAACTCGGTCAGAACATCGTTGCATCAGTGAACAAACTTACACCTAAAAGTGAGATTCATTATCGGTTGCTGAATAGCAATGATGAATTGCTTTCAAAggatttcatcaattttgatCCTATAGTTGTGAATAGACAGTTCATGGTTTATGCTCCAGGAGATATACTGACTTCTGAGCACGTCCGTCAAGTTACTTCAATGCGAGTACAAAGTGATACTAAcgaaaaaattacaatttgtcTGACACCATTGTCATATTTCTCCGTTGCAGTTGCTCTCATCACAACTTTGGCACTTAGTTGTGGGTCATGCATCATGCTTTGGCAAAGAAAAAGGGCGAAgacagttttttga